A DNA window from Anaerocolumna sp. AGMB13020 contains the following coding sequences:
- a CDS encoding glycine rich domain-containing protein: MFYDLRRISEVLNKSNRKLRHKLIIVVALSIISLVFLLLITENHAQSKSESYVLGKQGGAVVAGTKSGNASIWPITHPAFIVSFYPTKISTANADGYKKTVDSIKSVIPYAKSDALWICSNTLSEYLEDKGFNTKKQVYKARRSSLNGSMMLYGGVNDPETTKSIIDFDASHRTNKNPAPNGVFYQNVLGLYIKNNRNFAALSKDADFAKLLENPPVAKIDESLKVWSFITDTNTQGTSSTGYTYTVDIKKKMEEFMNYGSFPDRFIVSMWKEERKTNYDTKGIDSNGKLKAYSITVIEELDLRYLDLLMTLNAMANNRTYWQNGIKSYMKDNKGDATLSITHSMVARLESLSTKGGDVEPATVFVSSNDLTQTAYNVKSDYNLSDLVPSSKVATIANSKVYNKRLKKAVELSKSSTYKNTGIYSTAIISRILSEEVRKVKDGKLVWGDSYNDAELIKLLRFQVDENSTPWYGTNWALEPPIAGATVNYGVKLQTDSTVYNTNNKKTGALYDENTKNINLRKYYELKDPSKLPDEAVLTDDTVKVQVLLNALNIKGEKPGEASSIKEWDTFIKQNNISNFRVKILLYRDNDGAKFDTLSDKKYTQIHTGTNTWCTSNSWVKITAEDMKELLQGKKAINQWVDTSIASMLVREEDGEKAVKYAARVYIQYQAQDKKWYYTTGKADTDTGNLVISSKNTTLAEVRQSNNVYHKYKWNPLTTPPEYLDYPSDSWSSREPALAYAEMKEGTIYNETFEAMAGVPSTRTLYFSSGGNEFMADLQVDYEHDTTAIREYITHYNGTECEYKENDKLIGGTGKYSENLTFVGDSTGKTISKSVTAESSQIATPEGNNSGNITVSGHTGETTLWAEWTGSIDNGTQEPSDNGSFDKGKAGTPCEGKDYDVGKLRTKADPSTDWKVDAYNNALKQATKWATDMEGTNSSYTVQKIADSDGQARQYKVGNAVITITLTGGSNGYTNTIQRSYGGGTYSSSSASVASLSNNDKGKLGSGWGWNPGTLGSGSGYSDCGHGHYATGWHTEPKAAVQPDKNGNGGSPAVPGVEHSHNCGSFKEAKDITQGASDTINYTIKVTFQNGTLTSNNSDGNAADVAATTKTGLSSLPAHALCGPCCDHDLPAIEDVWSQELTYDTIKITKSNVYKLQNGYVTEMSDITYDGKANIIAGITQGDPNIFYNIAAYNNPAYNKDNKLTNGSQIGRIRYSLQEAQGDKVYYEEMSNGEYKRTNKCDGLGKVQSPMNPAPPAKTGHERGYASGILYSNGKTAGFGTAPAVNITTEDFVSDNTATAATPKTAYGNKLDSRDLQTEEWKRFYTRRTQQVTATVISDMLILQTSSGDQSPVYYEENTKAVKAQEDFNSLQASGDVEKASTQEQVDAKWNKMWTNNATTFAKAIETVINVGSYNGKYDQTSSKYKGTGDNAIIATRFDNDISVFASPKDELGLARVTSNQTFTRPAYGTSNIASPGKAQARMNREKDLRLFIDKIKQDPTNSNEEYITGDSFVFYIPVLKYKVVGDAVVTVPEDTGESKNVGEGEENADDGSADADEIPDAFEEEESDILVEGGYHYGPGLIYESKYSAYDDNSDYKVNNFIVLNAVSAQDAMIVKSGVEDQRTEEGIVKDAMETLQALEKCPGTPALCEYRVLNCKYTLDTTSLSFNFDKIEKENVFDDDASGTTDEYITNNIVNTDGAHTTYKLPEGFTLTSSDETYSGFGTGQFLKVAGAGTSLNFSYNDCKIYMTPASRVRVSADIYVPAAAASNTMLFSMGGVGLYLPANTGSPVFITSTGEKRTSSANILGRKVKVVATFSLGSLYDCELSIDGTKVIAQITTGLTEAQIDAAAIDETMRGEGLNIGCWEYNTSYATNFYTDNIVITRCGGTLEHTASCYTTYKKANPVYQDLYNGISNKSKEVSSKVYNYTGNVQSVTLEPGTYMLEAFGASGGNGRLTNTETIVPNSGGKGGYSSGTVTFTNKTTLYIVAGGKGSDQTSLDYQAYGQGGYNGGGNGGADMVDGTSPESGAGGGGATDIRLSAPSLYRDIISSVNPNIGKFADNLNASGSTGKVSVVKLSTGESALKYTAGSQHLAANLTNVFVAGHIYKISFEAWTTASSDVLHVDAHPDTLPQTDFTISSTRKAYTTTLSSNLNEMNGAYFRIFASGEIFSGDVYVTNIRVYDTNQTVSTPLDYDSLASRILVAGGGGGAISYLTNGSTDGYGGDGGGSAGTTFNSTANEPGTQNTGYTLGQGQNGLNSYNTTNSGNYATAGNGGGYYGGKVTAVQDTAATAGSASINTGGAGGSGYVAETLTNTMMTTGVNDGNGYIKITKISSVDWDGVFNDGSYGVVSNYSKHVHDASCLTISSEGYQIALAEAKAGDWTDLKKELGTVLFNKVVSNFGININAGNVSNNVDGNTSRSATIDTETEKVTQTQTVPSGTAYSFGYTGSYQTFTAPASGTYKLEVWGAQGGSGLNTTGGNGGYATGSYYLSEGDQVYVSIGGQGDKPTAGWNGGGAGGIDTGAGQTGGGGGGASDIRIGGLSLTNRIIVAGGGAGGGRDGTSGSGGGANGVASTVNSSGYPGQPGTQTAGGSAYITYRGATNGTLGQGGQGSTGYNSAGGGGGGGGYYGGGGGTSTQDHGSGWSSGGGGGSGYIGGVSNGSMSNGIRSGNGYATITLQSGGTVTSYETVISNNTVQNPTGVVKAGQTYTYGYTGGVQAITLPAGTYQLEAFGAAGGGNTASGTSRGSRGGKGGYTAGTVTLKETTTLYIYVGEKGNTDTGTAAGGWNGGGNAVWVSTTKLGAGGGATDFRITAGNWNDLNSLKSRILVAGGGGGSDDTGEASGAYHSKQPGTYSTPLANDNDETGGAGGGINGGGAVTSGYEANYGYGTQTGGGTAAAGGVNGGFGYGGANTNSAADYGGGGGGYYGGASGGGAYQGGAGGSSYVSGYTGCDTTYRANQKYAAFTNVTLQQGVRAGNGYAKVTVLDVKTIPEDNELFNFIKANMNLIPDKVTTDGVTIVNPIWNCKTRNNTGITYTEQTILTCTEPHHSGGHYDYASDICWDPCGKDDNHKHTKLEVIDANGTKVQQATYITLDNFFKIYYPNAGDFMGNDSYGILQPSVYRGKGYKQGMDTTEWTREKYVKFDFDVLYERRGVWESYAAGNWIPLEIIDASTTRKYALTGGTKLTIDGNTYVFDRANGLLQCNGGSTTLIEGNNMAVMNGKIFVWNNDGTVNVSDPCKEYNFYCLLENNEHACVEAQFAVEGINYDGQSTTEEPYTGNDSYEEEYDIYYYGNTYSTNKDRFSDFTSNHTAAKMAYLDVIGRIGNLIVEDSDDMRFSNYFKKSIAETNEDWLVQGIISRVDSSISEHYLSWHRNTAGYPLAVDVRGEQVSKEKGYYNTWGAQEWTTKAESNGLSLSADKNSKSILQAEQLKLGYNVLFDVTTMGDYNQYLQVIPYFYALNKTSGELTPVDVYINNDGNTQPINYFGLYSEYMDDSGNYKEGYDTLADKLYKYTMYLNWTEEATRRNYTAGGKEASNTDAVRDYFIEPVRDAEGEITTYKYLTVPFGNFYNLGTLQCLQPGVRARTFVGGSQVSAIKEQASRLGITANGINGGIETNLDDEFVSEMFYHQAQRWHLSIGVPSSSTFVAYREKGIHLAPEDNWYVASYVEEGVTKTKQFSKAFLTANVAEKEYDVGTAFLISGTEYTITSEYQAGKEFNDNDDYVILMTADIKAIGDEWNLKYSTGNDNGYITVDGTTYTFDGTIPTFIAAYDTKSSLVDISTQHTH, encoded by the coding sequence ATGTTTTATGATTTACGGAGAATATCTGAAGTACTAAACAAATCAAACAGAAAATTAAGACATAAATTAATTATAGTAGTTGCTCTATCAATTATTAGCCTGGTATTTCTATTACTCATAACAGAAAACCACGCACAATCAAAGTCAGAATCTTATGTACTTGGTAAACAGGGAGGAGCAGTAGTTGCAGGAACAAAAAGTGGTAATGCATCAATTTGGCCGATAACGCATCCTGCATTTATAGTGAGTTTTTATCCGACAAAAATATCAACTGCTAATGCGGATGGTTATAAAAAAACAGTAGATTCTATAAAATCAGTTATACCATATGCTAAATCGGATGCGTTGTGGATATGCTCCAATACATTATCGGAATATCTGGAGGATAAAGGATTTAATACAAAAAAGCAGGTATACAAGGCAAGAAGAAGCAGTTTAAATGGTTCTATGATGTTATACGGAGGTGTCAACGATCCTGAAACGACAAAAAGCATAATTGATTTCGATGCAAGCCACAGAACAAATAAGAATCCTGCTCCTAATGGGGTTTTTTATCAAAATGTACTGGGGTTATATATTAAGAATAACCGCAATTTTGCAGCTCTTTCGAAAGATGCGGATTTTGCGAAATTATTAGAAAATCCTCCTGTTGCAAAGATAGACGAATCGTTAAAGGTATGGTCTTTTATTACAGATACAAATACGCAAGGAACCAGTTCTACAGGATACACTTACACTGTAGATATTAAAAAGAAGATGGAAGAATTTATGAATTATGGTTCCTTTCCAGATAGATTTATAGTCTCTATGTGGAAAGAAGAACGTAAGACAAATTATGATACTAAGGGAATTGATAGTAATGGAAAGTTAAAAGCATATAGCATAACAGTTATAGAAGAATTAGACTTGAGATATCTGGATTTATTAATGACACTAAATGCAATGGCTAATAACCGTACATATTGGCAAAACGGTATAAAAAGTTATATGAAGGATAACAAAGGAGATGCAACTCTATCAATTACCCATAGCATGGTTGCGAGGCTTGAAAGTTTAAGTACAAAAGGCGGTGACGTGGAACCGGCAACTGTATTTGTCTCTAGCAATGACCTTACTCAGACGGCTTATAATGTAAAGAGTGACTATAATTTATCAGATTTAGTTCCGTCTTCTAAAGTTGCAACAATTGCAAATAGTAAAGTCTATAATAAAAGACTAAAAAAGGCAGTTGAATTATCGAAATCAAGTACCTATAAGAATACGGGAATCTATTCCACAGCTATAATTAGCCGTATTTTATCCGAAGAAGTAAGAAAGGTAAAGGATGGTAAGCTGGTTTGGGGTGATTCCTATAATGATGCAGAATTGATAAAACTTCTTAGGTTTCAGGTAGATGAAAATTCCACTCCGTGGTATGGTACCAATTGGGCTTTGGAGCCGCCTATCGCAGGTGCCACTGTTAACTACGGTGTGAAATTACAAACGGATTCAACGGTTTATAATACAAATAATAAGAAAACAGGGGCACTATATGATGAGAATACAAAAAATATTAACCTAAGAAAATATTATGAACTAAAAGATCCAAGCAAATTACCAGATGAGGCTGTGCTTACAGATGATACTGTAAAAGTTCAAGTATTATTAAATGCTCTGAACATTAAAGGTGAGAAACCAGGAGAAGCGTCAAGTATTAAAGAATGGGATACATTTATAAAACAAAATAATATCAGTAATTTTAGAGTTAAAATATTGCTGTACAGAGATAATGACGGTGCTAAGTTTGATACTTTAAGCGATAAAAAATATACTCAGATTCATACAGGGACTAATACCTGGTGTACCTCTAATTCCTGGGTAAAAATAACGGCTGAGGATATGAAGGAATTATTACAAGGAAAAAAGGCCATCAATCAATGGGTTGATACCTCAATTGCTTCTATGTTAGTTAGAGAAGAAGATGGTGAAAAAGCTGTTAAATATGCTGCAAGAGTATATATTCAGTACCAGGCGCAGGATAAGAAATGGTACTATACAACAGGTAAGGCAGACACAGATACAGGGAATCTAGTGATAAGTAGTAAGAATACAACTCTAGCAGAGGTTAGGCAAAGCAATAATGTTTATCATAAATATAAATGGAATCCTCTTACTACTCCTCCTGAATATTTGGACTACCCTTCAGATTCCTGGTCTTCCAGGGAGCCAGCGCTTGCTTATGCAGAGATGAAAGAAGGAACTATTTATAACGAAACCTTTGAGGCAATGGCAGGTGTCCCTTCCACCAGAACCTTATATTTCTCCTCCGGCGGCAATGAGTTTATGGCTGACCTGCAAGTGGACTATGAGCATGATACGACTGCTATCAGAGAATACATCACTCATTACAATGGAACAGAATGCGAATATAAGGAAAATGACAAGTTAATAGGAGGCACAGGTAAATATTCCGAAAATCTGACCTTTGTAGGAGACTCGACAGGTAAAACAATCAGCAAGTCCGTAACAGCTGAATCCTCTCAGATTGCTACACCTGAAGGCAATAATTCCGGTAACATTACTGTAAGCGGTCATACCGGAGAAACCACCTTATGGGCAGAATGGACAGGCAGTATAGACAATGGAACCCAAGAGCCTTCAGATAACGGAAGCTTTGACAAAGGAAAAGCCGGCACACCTTGTGAGGGAAAAGATTATGACGTAGGAAAGCTTAGAACGAAAGCAGACCCTTCCACAGACTGGAAGGTTGATGCTTACAATAATGCATTGAAACAAGCAACAAAATGGGCGACAGATATGGAAGGCACCAACAGCAGCTATACTGTTCAGAAAATTGCCGACAGTGACGGACAGGCCAGACAGTACAAGGTAGGGAATGCCGTCATTACAATTACTTTAACCGGGGGAAGTAATGGATATACCAATACGATCCAAAGAAGCTATGGCGGCGGGACGTATTCTTCCTCCAGTGCTTCAGTAGCTTCCTTAAGTAACAATGACAAAGGGAAATTAGGCAGCGGCTGGGGGTGGAATCCCGGTACATTAGGTTCGGGAAGCGGTTACTCTGATTGCGGACATGGACATTATGCTACTGGATGGCACACAGAACCGAAAGCAGCAGTACAGCCGGATAAGAACGGGAATGGCGGCAGCCCTGCAGTTCCGGGTGTTGAACACTCACATAACTGCGGTAGCTTTAAGGAAGCCAAGGATATTACGCAAGGTGCCTCCGATACCATTAACTATACAATCAAGGTGACTTTCCAAAATGGTACCCTTACCTCAAACAATTCCGATGGGAATGCTGCGGATGTGGCAGCAACTACCAAGACCGGGCTTTCAAGCTTACCGGCACATGCTTTATGCGGACCCTGCTGTGACCATGATCTGCCGGCTATTGAAGATGTTTGGTCTCAGGAGCTTACCTATGATACCATAAAGATAACAAAGAGTAATGTTTACAAGCTTCAGAATGGTTATGTCACTGAGATGTCGGATATCACCTACGATGGAAAAGCTAACATTATTGCCGGCATAACCCAGGGTGACCCGAATATCTTTTATAACATAGCAGCCTATAATAATCCGGCTTATAATAAAGATAACAAATTGACAAATGGCTCACAGATCGGCAGAATCCGATATTCGCTGCAGGAAGCGCAAGGGGATAAGGTATATTATGAAGAAATGTCAAACGGAGAATATAAGAGAACGAATAAATGCGATGGTCTAGGGAAGGTACAGAGCCCTATGAACCCGGCTCCACCGGCCAAGACAGGACATGAACGGGGGTACGCCTCCGGTATATTGTATAGTAACGGCAAGACCGCAGGCTTTGGAACAGCCCCGGCAGTAAACATAACCACAGAAGACTTTGTATCTGACAATACTGCAACAGCTGCAACACCCAAAACTGCATATGGGAATAAACTGGATTCCAGGGATCTTCAAACGGAGGAATGGAAGCGCTTCTACACAAGGCGTACCCAGCAGGTAACAGCTACTGTAATTTCAGATATGCTTATCTTACAGACCTCCAGCGGAGACCAAAGCCCGGTCTATTATGAAGAGAATACCAAAGCCGTGAAAGCCCAGGAAGATTTCAATTCCTTGCAAGCTTCGGGAGATGTTGAAAAGGCTTCTACACAGGAGCAGGTTGATGCGAAATGGAATAAGATGTGGACCAATAACGCCACTACCTTTGCAAAAGCAATAGAGACGGTTATTAATGTAGGATCCTATAACGGAAAATACGATCAGACTTCATCCAAATATAAGGGGACTGGAGATAATGCCATAATAGCTACGAGATTCGACAACGACATATCAGTCTTCGCATCACCCAAGGATGAACTGGGACTGGCTCGTGTAACAAGTAACCAAACCTTTACAAGGCCTGCCTATGGCACTTCTAATATAGCTTCTCCCGGGAAGGCACAGGCACGTATGAACAGAGAAAAAGACTTGCGTCTGTTCATAGATAAGATAAAGCAGGATCCGACAAACAGTAACGAGGAATATATAACCGGTGATTCTTTTGTATTCTATATCCCTGTTCTGAAGTATAAGGTAGTCGGAGATGCTGTAGTAACAGTACCGGAGGATACAGGAGAAAGTAAGAATGTTGGGGAGGGAGAAGAGAACGCCGATGACGGATCTGCCGATGCGGATGAGATACCGGACGCTTTTGAGGAAGAAGAAAGCGATATCTTGGTAGAGGGTGGATATCATTATGGTCCCGGACTGATCTATGAGTCGAAATATTCAGCTTATGATGATAATTCGGACTATAAAGTGAATAACTTTATTGTATTGAATGCAGTCTCTGCACAGGATGCAATGATAGTCAAATCAGGGGTTGAAGATCAGCGTACAGAAGAAGGGATTGTAAAGGATGCCATGGAAACCCTCCAGGCTCTCGAGAAATGCCCGGGTACGCCTGCTCTGTGTGAATACAGAGTTTTGAATTGCAAGTATACCTTGGATACCACAAGCCTTTCCTTTAATTTTGACAAAATAGAAAAAGAAAATGTATTTGATGATGACGCATCTGGGACAACAGATGAATACATAACCAACAATATTGTCAATACAGACGGTGCCCATACGACATATAAGCTGCCTGAAGGGTTCACATTGACATCCAGTGATGAAACATATTCCGGCTTTGGTACGGGGCAGTTTCTGAAAGTGGCAGGAGCAGGCACCAGCCTTAATTTTTCCTATAATGACTGCAAGATTTATATGACACCTGCTTCAAGAGTCAGAGTATCCGCGGATATTTATGTACCGGCAGCAGCGGCATCCAATACCATGCTGTTCTCAATGGGTGGTGTGGGCTTGTATCTTCCGGCAAATACCGGATCCCCTGTATTTATTACAAGTACGGGAGAAAAGCGGACTTCCTCTGCAAATATCCTGGGACGTAAAGTGAAAGTAGTAGCAACCTTTAGTCTCGGGTCCTTGTATGACTGTGAGTTATCCATAGATGGTACAAAAGTCATAGCACAGATCACAACGGGACTGACAGAGGCGCAGATTGACGCCGCTGCTATTGATGAGACCATGAGAGGTGAGGGGCTTAACATTGGATGTTGGGAATATAATACTTCATATGCAACGAATTTCTACACAGATAATATAGTCATTACCAGATGCGGAGGTACTCTGGAGCATACGGCAAGCTGTTATACGACCTATAAAAAGGCGAATCCGGTTTATCAGGATTTGTATAATGGTATTAGCAATAAGTCGAAAGAAGTATCCTCCAAGGTATATAATTATACCGGCAATGTACAAAGCGTAACACTTGAGCCCGGTACTTATATGCTTGAGGCTTTTGGTGCCTCCGGAGGTAATGGCAGATTGACAAATACTGAAACCATAGTTCCGAATTCTGGAGGTAAAGGAGGATATTCATCCGGTACTGTTACTTTTACAAATAAAACTACTCTCTATATAGTAGCGGGAGGCAAAGGCAGTGACCAAACCAGTTTAGACTATCAGGCTTATGGGCAAGGTGGTTATAATGGCGGTGGTAATGGTGGTGCCGATATGGTGGATGGTACGTCACCGGAATCAGGCGCAGGAGGTGGAGGTGCAACTGATATAAGATTATCAGCTCCAAGTCTCTATAGAGATATTATCAGTAGTGTAAATCCCAATATTGGTAAGTTTGCAGATAATTTAAATGCGTCCGGTTCTACCGGAAAAGTGTCTGTTGTAAAGTTGTCTACCGGTGAATCTGCCCTGAAATACACAGCTGGTTCACAGCATCTGGCAGCTAATTTAACGAATGTTTTTGTAGCCGGACATATTTATAAAATTAGTTTTGAAGCATGGACAACCGCTTCCAGTGATGTACTGCATGTAGATGCTCATCCGGATACATTACCTCAAACCGATTTTACAATTTCATCAACAAGAAAGGCCTATACCACAACTTTGAGTTCAAATCTAAATGAAATGAATGGCGCGTACTTCCGGATTTTTGCGAGTGGTGAAATTTTTAGCGGTGATGTATATGTTACTAATATCCGTGTCTATGATACAAATCAAACTGTCAGTACTCCTTTGGATTATGATTCACTGGCTTCCAGAATTTTGGTTGCCGGTGGTGGTGGCGGTGCGATCAGCTATTTAACAAATGGCAGTACAGATGGTTATGGTGGTGACGGTGGTGGTTCTGCTGGAACAACCTTTAATAGTACGGCAAATGAACCCGGTACTCAAAACACAGGTTATACTTTGGGTCAGGGACAAAACGGATTAAATTCATATAATACAACAAATTCTGGAAATTACGCAACTGCCGGAAATGGTGGCGGGTATTATGGAGGGAAAGTTACAGCTGTCCAGGATACGGCAGCAACTGCAGGTTCTGCATCAATCAATACAGGCGGAGCTGGTGGTTCAGGTTATGTAGCTGAGACCTTAACAAATACAATGATGACAACCGGAGTAAATGACGGTAATGGTTATATTAAAATAACTAAAATATCATCCGTAGATTGGGATGGAGTCTTCAATGATGGCTCTTATGGCGTGGTATCCAATTATTCGAAACATGTTCATGATGCGTCCTGCCTGACCATAAGCAGCGAGGGTTATCAAATTGCTTTGGCAGAAGCAAAAGCAGGTGACTGGACTGACCTAAAAAAAGAGCTTGGTACGGTGCTGTTTAATAAGGTTGTTTCAAATTTTGGTATTAATATAAACGCAGGAAATGTTAGTAATAACGTTGATGGTAACACCAGCCGTTCTGCTACCATAGATACAGAAACAGAAAAAGTAACACAAACGCAAACAGTACCTTCTGGCACGGCATATAGTTTCGGGTATACCGGTAGTTATCAAACCTTTACTGCACCTGCTTCAGGTACATATAAACTTGAGGTGTGGGGAGCACAAGGTGGTAGTGGATTAAATACAACAGGCGGAAACGGAGGGTATGCAACAGGCAGTTACTATTTATCAGAAGGCGATCAAGTTTATGTTTCTATTGGTGGTCAAGGGGATAAGCCAACTGCTGGATGGAATGGTGGCGGAGCTGGAGGAATTGATACTGGCGCTGGGCAAACTGGTGGTGGAGGCGGAGGAGCTTCCGATATACGAATTGGAGGATTAAGCTTAACGAACAGAATTATTGTAGCCGGTGGTGGAGCTGGTGGTGGTCGTGACGGTACTAGTGGCAGTGGTGGTGGTGCGAACGGTGTAGCTAGTACAGTAAACAGCAGCGGTTATCCGGGACAGCCTGGTACTCAAACGGCTGGAGGTTCTGCATATATCACATATAGAGGAGCTACCAATGGTACATTAGGACAAGGTGGACAAGGAAGCACTGGTTATAACTCTGCTGGAGGAGGCGGCGGAGGTGGTGGATACTACGGTGGTGGTGGCGGCACCAGTACCCAGGATCACGGCTCTGGCTGGTCCTCTGGAGGAGGAGGCGGTTCAGGATATATTGGCGGGGTCTCCAACGGTAGTATGTCTAATGGTATAAGAAGTGGTAACGGTTATGCTACTATAACTTTACAAAGTGGTGGAACGGTTACTTCCTATGAGACAGTCATCTCAAACAATACCGTACAAAATCCCACGGGAGTGGTAAAAGCAGGACAGACATACACCTACGGTTACACTGGCGGGGTACAGGCTATCACACTACCGGCAGGAACCTATCAGCTGGAAGCCTTTGGTGCCGCCGGCGGTGGTAATACAGCAAGTGGAACCTCCAGAGGTTCCCGTGGCGGTAAAGGCGGATATACCGCAGGAACCGTAACTTTAAAAGAAACCACGACCCTTTATATCTATGTCGGTGAAAAAGGAAATACTGATACCGGTACGGCAGCCGGTGGCTGGAACGGTGGTGGAAATGCTGTCTGGGTTTCCACTACGAAACTCGGCGCCGGCGGTGGTGCCACGGACTTCCGTATAACTGCTGGTAACTGGAATGATCTTAATAGCTTAAAAAGCAGGATATTAGTGGCCGGAGGAGGAGGCGGTTCGGATGATACCGGGGAAGCCTCCGGTGCTTATCATTCCAAACAGCCGGGAACTTACAGTACGCCATTGGCAAATGATAACGATGAAACCGGAGGCGCCGGAGGAGGTATTAATGGCGGCGGTGCAGTAACCAGCGGGTATGAAGCGAATTATGGATACGGTACCCAGACAGGCGGTGGAACTGCCGCAGCCGGAGGTGTTAACGGCGGCTTTGGCTATGGCGGTGCCAATACGAATTCTGCTGCGGATTACGGCGGTGGTGGCGGCGGCTACTATGGCGGTGCTTCCGGTGGAGGAGCTTACCAGGGTGGAGCCGGTGGATCCTCTTATGTATCCGGTTATACCGGCTGTGACACCACTTACCGGGCAAATCAGAAGTATGCAGCCTTTACCAACGTCACACTGCAGCAGGGAGTCAGAGCAGGAAATGGTTATGCCAAAGTTACCGTCCTTGACGTTAAGACAATACCGGAAGATAATGAGCTGTTTAACTTTATTAAGGCAAACATGAATCTGATTCCTGATAAAGTGACCACAGATGGAGTGACCATTGTTAACCCTATCTGGAATTGCAAGACCAGGAACAACACCGGGATAACCTATACGGAACAGACCATCCTGACCTGTACAGAACCCCATCATTCCGGCGGACATTATGACTATGCCAGTGATATATGCTGGGATCCCTGCGGGAAAGATGACAACCATAAGCATACAAAGCTGGAAGTAATCGATGCCAATGGTACCAAAGTACAACAGGCTACTTATATTACCCTTGATAACTTCTTCAAGATCTATTACCCCAATGCAGGAGATTTTATGGGGAATGATTCTTACGGGATACTGCAGCCTTCTGTATACCGGGGAAAAGGTTATAAACAGGGAATGGATACCACAGAATGGACAAGAGAAAAGTATGTGAAGTTTGACTTTGATGTCCTGTATGAAAGAAGGGGCGTCTGGGAAAGTTATGCGGCAGGCAACTGGATCCCTTTAGAAATCATAGATGCCTCTACCACCAGAAAATATGCTCTGACCGGTGGGACCAAGCTTACCATTGACGGCAATACCTATGTGTTCGATCGGGCAAATGGTCTGCTGCAATGCAACGGAGGCAGTACGACCCTGATCGAAGGAAATAATATGGCGGTAATGAACGGGAAAATCTTTGTATGGAACAATGATGGTACGGTAAATGTAAGCGATCCCTGCAAGGAATACAATTTCTACTGTTTGCTGGAAAACAACGAGCATGCCTGCGTGGAGGCCCAGTTTGCCGTAGAGGGTATTAACTACGACGGGCAAAGCACAACGGAGGAGCCTTATACCGGCAATGACAGCTATGAAGAGGAGTATGACATATACTATTATGGCAATACCTATTCCACCAACAAAGACAGATTCAGTGATTTCACCTCTAATCATACGGCGGCTAAAATGGCTTATCTGGATGTAATCGGGCGTATCGGGAATCTGATCGTGGAGGATTCCGATGACATGAGGTTCAGCAATTACTTTAAGAAGTCCATCGCGGAAACCAATGAGGACTGGCTGGTGCAGGGGATAATCTCAAGAGTGGACAGCTCGATCTCAGAGCATTATCTGTCCTGGCACAGAAACACAGCCGGATATCCCCTGGCAGTAGACGTAAGAGGGGAGCAGGTCAGTAAGGAAAAAGGGTATTATAATACCTGGGGTGCACAGGAATGGACCACCAAAGCAGAAAGCAACGGCTTAAGCTTGTCTGCGGATAAGAACTCCAAGTCGATCCTCCAGGCAGAACAGTTAAAGCTAGGTTATAATGTCCTTTTCGATGTCACAACCATGGGAGACTACAACCAATACCTGCAGGTTATTCCTTATTTCTACGCACTGAATAAAACAAGCGGTGAACTGACACCAGTGGATGTATATATCAACAATGACGGCAATACCCAGCCCATAAACTATTTCGGTCTTTATTCGGAATACATGGATGACAGCGGGAACTACAAGGAGGGTTATGATACCTTGGCGGATAAGCTCTATAAATATACCATGTATCTGAACTGGACCGAGGAAGCTACAAGGCGTAACTACACAGCAGGCGGAAAGGAAGCCAGTAATACGGATGCGGTAAGAGATTACTTTATTGAGCCGGTAAGGGACGCAGAAGGAGAGATTACCACCTATAAGTATCTGACGGTTCCCTTTGGAAACTTCTATAACCTGGGTACCCTGCAATGCCTGCAGCCGGGAGTCAGAGCCAGAACGTTTGTCGGCGGCAGCCAGGTATCTGCGATAAAAGAACAGGCATCAAGGCTTGGAATTACCGCCAATGGTATTAACGGAGGGATAGAAACCAACTTAGATGATGAGTTTGTGAGTGAAATGTTCTATCATCAGGCACAGAGATGGCATCTCTCCATCGGAGTTCCCTCCTCTTCGACTTTTGTAGCCTACCGGGAAAAGGGAATCCACCTGGCACCGGAGGACAACTGGTATGTAGCGTCTTATGTTGAAGAGGGTGTGACAAAGACAAAGCAGTTTTCAAAGGCTTTTCTGACTGCAAACGTGGCTGAAAAAGAGTATGATGTAGGCACTGCCTTCCTGATTTCAGGGACAGAGTATACGATTACAAGCGAATATCAGGCAGGGAAGGAATTTAACGATAATGACGATTATGTCATCTTAATGACTGCGGACATCAAAGCAATCGGTGATGAATGGAACCTAAAATACAGTACAGGAAACGATAATGGCTATATAACCGTGGATGGTACGACCTATACCTTTGATGGCACGATTCCCACCTTTATCGCAGCGTATGATACGAAATCCTCCCTGGTAGATATTTCAACCCAGCATACACATTAG